Proteins from a genomic interval of Streptomyces fodineus:
- a CDS encoding sugar phosphate nucleotidyltransferase, with product MIGLVLAAGAGRRLRPYTDTLPKALVPVGPAGIEGEPTVLDLTLANFAEVGLTEVAIIVGYRKEAVYERKAALEQKYGLKLTLIDNDKAEEWNNAYSLWCGRDALKDGVILANGDTVHPVSVEKTLLAARGEGKKIILALDTVKSLADEEMKVVVDPAKGMTKITKLMDPAEATGEYIGVTLIEGDAAPELADALKTVWETDPQQFYEHGYQELVNRGFRIDVAPIGDVQWVEIDNHDDLAKGREIACRY from the coding sequence ATGATCGGCCTCGTGCTGGCGGCCGGCGCCGGACGGCGTCTGCGCCCCTATACCGACACCCTGCCCAAGGCTCTGGTGCCGGTGGGGCCCGCGGGCATCGAGGGCGAACCGACGGTCCTGGACCTCACCCTCGCCAACTTCGCCGAGGTCGGCCTGACGGAGGTCGCGATCATCGTCGGCTACCGCAAGGAGGCCGTCTACGAGCGCAAGGCGGCCCTGGAGCAGAAGTACGGCCTGAAGCTCACCCTCATCGACAACGACAAGGCCGAGGAGTGGAACAACGCCTACTCCCTGTGGTGCGGTCGTGACGCCCTCAAGGACGGTGTGATCCTCGCCAACGGCGACACCGTGCACCCGGTCTCCGTCGAGAAGACGCTGCTCGCCGCGCGCGGCGAGGGCAAGAAGATCATCCTCGCCCTGGACACGGTGAAGAGCCTGGCCGACGAGGAGATGAAGGTCGTCGTCGACCCCGCGAAGGGCATGACGAAGATCACCAAGCTGATGGACCCCGCCGAGGCGACCGGCGAGTACATCGGCGTCACCCTGATCGAGGGCGACGCCGCCCCCGAGCTGGCGGACGCGCTGAAGACGGTCTGGGAGACCGACCCGCAGCAGTTCTACGAGCACGGCTACCAGGAGCTGGTCAACCGCGGCTTCCGGATCGACGTGGCGCCGATCGGCGACGTCCAGTGGGTCGAGATCGACAACCACGACGACCTCGCCAAGGGACGGGAGATCGCGTGCCGCTACTGA
- a CDS encoding DUF5941 domain-containing protein has protein sequence MPTAIVTGQPVPGSSLGDDLRSLGFDVRVAVGSAEAETLLAAAGDRVALVDARFVGHVHALRLGLTDPRFPLSAVPGAVTAQPAARQALTRAVVRETSAGGGVALAVDSLADRIVTALDADGCEVHRPQLGSLVAAVPADPQARNEARQAVAAVDDEAVRLTSAVKSRDGFFTTFFISPYSRYIARWCARHGLTPNQVTTASLLTALIAAGCAATGTRGGFIAAGVLLIASFVLDCTDGQLARYALKYSTLGAWLDATFDRAKEYAYYAGLALGAARGGDDVWALALGVMVLQTCRHVVDFSFTEASHDATADTSPTAALSGKLDGVGWTVWVRRMVVLPIGERWALIAILTAATTPRITFYVLLSGCAVAAAYTTAGRALRSLTRKARRTDRAARALAGLADRGPLADALERVAGRGLRGLAVPAVALLGGAAVVACSALTGSGSVLPVIGALVYALTSALATARPLEGALDWLVPSFFRAAEYGTVLALAGKAGVNGALPAAFGLVAAVAYHHYDTVYRIRGNAGAPPAWLVRAVGGHEGRTLLVTVLAAVLAASQFTVALTVLAVAVALLVLFESIRFWVSAGAPAVHDEGETA, from the coding sequence TTGCCGACCGCCATCGTCACCGGTCAGCCGGTCCCCGGATCGTCCCTCGGGGACGATCTGCGGTCGCTCGGCTTCGACGTCCGGGTGGCAGTGGGCTCCGCCGAGGCCGAGACCCTGCTCGCCGCCGCCGGTGACCGCGTGGCCCTGGTCGACGCCCGCTTCGTGGGTCATGTGCACGCGCTGCGCCTCGGCCTGACCGACCCGCGCTTCCCGCTCTCCGCCGTCCCCGGCGCCGTCACCGCCCAGCCGGCCGCCCGGCAGGCGCTGACCCGGGCCGTGGTCCGCGAGACCTCAGCCGGCGGCGGTGTCGCACTCGCCGTGGACAGCCTGGCCGACCGCATCGTCACCGCCCTCGACGCCGACGGCTGCGAGGTGCACCGGCCGCAGCTCGGCAGCCTGGTCGCCGCCGTCCCCGCCGACCCGCAGGCCCGCAACGAGGCACGCCAGGCCGTCGCCGCCGTGGACGACGAGGCCGTACGCCTGACGTCGGCCGTGAAGTCCCGCGACGGATTCTTCACCACCTTCTTCATCAGCCCGTACTCGCGCTACATCGCCCGCTGGTGTGCCCGCCACGGACTGACCCCGAACCAGGTCACCACGGCCTCGCTGCTCACCGCGCTGATCGCGGCGGGCTGCGCGGCGACCGGCACCCGCGGCGGCTTCATCGCGGCCGGTGTGCTGCTGATCGCCTCGTTCGTCCTGGACTGCACCGACGGCCAGCTCGCCCGCTACGCCCTGAAGTACTCCACGCTCGGCGCCTGGCTGGACGCCACCTTCGACCGGGCCAAGGAGTACGCCTACTACGCGGGCCTCGCCCTCGGAGCGGCCCGCGGCGGCGACGACGTGTGGGCCCTCGCCCTCGGCGTGATGGTCCTGCAGACCTGCCGGCATGTGGTCGACTTCTCCTTCACCGAGGCCAGCCACGACGCCACCGCCGACACCAGCCCCACCGCCGCCCTCTCCGGCAAGCTGGACGGCGTCGGCTGGACGGTGTGGGTGCGCCGGATGGTCGTTCTGCCGATCGGCGAGCGCTGGGCGCTGATAGCGATCCTGACGGCGGCGACGACCCCGCGGATCACTTTCTACGTCCTGCTGAGCGGCTGCGCCGTCGCGGCGGCCTACACCACGGCGGGCCGGGCGCTGCGGTCCCTGACCCGCAAAGCCCGCCGCACCGACCGCGCCGCACGGGCACTGGCGGGCCTCGCCGACCGCGGACCACTGGCGGACGCCCTCGAGCGGGTCGCGGGGCGCGGCCTGCGCGGTCTCGCCGTCCCCGCGGTCGCCCTGCTCGGCGGCGCCGCGGTCGTCGCCTGCTCGGCCCTCACCGGATCCGGCTCGGTGCTGCCGGTGATCGGCGCCCTGGTCTACGCCCTCACCTCGGCCCTCGCCACCGCCCGCCCCCTCGAGGGCGCCCTCGACTGGCTGGTCCCGTCCTTCTTCCGGGCGGCCGAGTACGGAACCGTGCTCGCCCTTGCCGGTAAAGCCGGGGTAAACGGTGCTCTTCCTGCGGCTTTCGGCCTGGTGGCCGCCGTCGCCTACCATCACTACGACACGGTGTACCGCATCCGCGGCAACGCCGGAGCACCCCCGGCGTGGCTGGTGCGCGCCGTCGGGGGGCACGAAGGGCGGACACTGCTCGTCACCGTCCTCGCCGCGGTGCTCGCCGCCTCGCAGTTCACGGTCGCGCTCACGGTTCTCGCCGTGGCCGTCGCCCTCTTGGTGCTCTTCGAGAGCATCCGCTTCTGGGTGTCCGCAGGGGCGCCCGCCGTACACGACGAAGGAGAAACCGCATGA
- the galE gene encoding UDP-glucose 4-epimerase GalE: MTWLITGGAGYIGAHVARAMAGAGESVVALDDLSAAVPERLPADVPLVRGSTLDGARLERVFKEYGVTGVVHLAARKQVAESVAEPTRYYRENVGGLATLLDAVAGAGIRRLLFSSSAAVYGNPDVDLITEDTPCAPVNPYGETKLAGEWLVRAAGRAYGISTVCLRYFNVAGAAAPELADTGVFNIVPMVFDRLTRDEAPRIFGADYPTPDGTCVRDYIHVADLAEAHLAAAHRLADASPAGDLTLNIGRGEGVSVRELITTIGEVTGDRREPVVEGRRPGDAPRAVASADRAAEQLGWRARRGVHEMVESAWEGWQLHHGQ; the protein is encoded by the coding sequence ATGACGTGGCTGATCACCGGCGGTGCCGGATACATCGGGGCGCATGTGGCACGGGCCATGGCCGGCGCCGGGGAGAGCGTCGTGGCGCTGGACGACCTGTCGGCGGCGGTGCCCGAGCGGCTCCCGGCGGACGTCCCGCTCGTCCGGGGCTCGACGCTGGACGGCGCGCGGCTGGAGCGGGTCTTCAAGGAGTACGGCGTCACCGGCGTCGTCCACCTCGCGGCACGCAAGCAGGTCGCCGAGTCGGTGGCCGAGCCCACCCGGTACTACCGGGAGAACGTGGGCGGCCTCGCCACGCTGCTGGACGCGGTCGCCGGGGCCGGGATCCGGCGGCTGCTGTTCTCCTCGTCGGCGGCGGTGTACGGCAACCCGGACGTGGACCTGATCACCGAGGACACCCCGTGCGCCCCGGTGAACCCCTACGGCGAGACCAAGCTGGCCGGTGAGTGGCTGGTGCGGGCGGCCGGGCGGGCGTACGGCATCTCCACGGTGTGCCTGCGCTATTTCAACGTGGCGGGCGCGGCGGCGCCGGAGCTGGCGGACACGGGCGTGTTCAACATCGTGCCGATGGTCTTCGACCGGCTCACCCGTGACGAGGCCCCGCGGATCTTCGGCGCCGACTATCCGACCCCGGACGGCACCTGTGTCCGGGACTACATCCACGTGGCCGACCTCGCCGAGGCCCACCTCGCGGCGGCCCACCGGCTCGCCGACGCTTCTCCGGCCGGCGATCTGACGCTGAACATCGGGCGGGGCGAGGGCGTCTCGGTACGCGAGCTGATCACGACCATCGGCGAGGTCACCGGCGACCGCCGGGAGCCCGTGGTGGAGGGGCGCAGGCCGGGAGACGCGCCACGCGCGGTCGCCTCCGCCGACCGGGCCGCCGAACAACTGGGCTGGCGGGCCCGCCGGGGCGTGCACGAGATGGTGGAGTCGGCCTGGGAGGGCTGGCAGCTGCACCACGGCCAGTAG
- a CDS encoding cation diffusion facilitator family transporter, with translation MGAGHDHGHAHSHAPPTGTAAAAYRGRLRIALGITLTIMIVEIVGGLVADSLALIADAAHMATDAVGLGMALLAIHFANRPAGANRTFGYARAEILAALANCVLLLGVGGYVLYEAVQRFVTPAETRGGLMIVFGLIGLVANSVSLTLLMRGQKESLNVRAAFLEVAADALGSLAVLIAAAVILATGWQAADPVASLVIGLMIVPRTLKLLRETLDVLLEAAPKNVDMAEVRAHILALDGVEDVHDLHAWTITSGMPVLSAHVVVSSEALSAIGHEKLLHELQGCLGDHFDVEHCTFQLEPGGHAEHEARLCH, from the coding sequence ATGGGGGCAGGGCACGACCACGGACACGCGCACAGCCACGCGCCGCCCACGGGTACGGCCGCGGCCGCGTACCGGGGCCGGCTGCGGATCGCGCTGGGCATCACGCTCACGATCATGATCGTGGAGATCGTCGGCGGCCTGGTCGCGGACTCGCTGGCGCTGATCGCGGACGCGGCGCACATGGCGACCGACGCGGTGGGCCTCGGCATGGCCCTGCTCGCGATCCACTTCGCGAACCGCCCGGCGGGCGCGAATCGCACCTTCGGCTACGCGCGCGCCGAGATCCTCGCCGCCCTGGCCAACTGTGTGCTGCTGCTCGGGGTCGGCGGATACGTCCTGTACGAGGCCGTCCAGCGGTTCGTGACGCCCGCGGAGACCCGCGGCGGCCTGATGATCGTGTTCGGTCTGATCGGCCTGGTCGCGAACTCGGTCTCGCTGACCCTGCTGATGCGCGGCCAGAAGGAGAGCCTGAACGTGCGCGCCGCCTTCCTGGAGGTCGCCGCGGACGCACTGGGCTCGCTCGCGGTACTGATCGCGGCCGCGGTGATCCTGGCCACCGGATGGCAGGCCGCCGACCCGGTCGCCTCGCTGGTCATCGGGCTGATGATCGTGCCGAGGACGCTGAAGCTGCTGCGCGAGACGCTGGACGTGCTGCTGGAGGCGGCCCCGAAGAACGTCGACATGGCCGAGGTGCGGGCGCACATCCTGGCGCTGGACGGCGTGGAGGACGTACACGATCTGCACGCCTGGACGATCACCTCCGGGATGCCGGTGCTGTCGGCGCATGTGGTGGTCAGTTCGGAGGCGCTCAGCGCCATCGGCCACGAGAAGCTGCTGCACGAGCTGCAGGGCTGCCTCGGCGATCACTTCGACGTGGAGCACTGCACCTTCCAGCTGGAGCCGGGCGGCCACGCGGAGCACGAAGCGCGGCTGTGCCACTGA
- the idi gene encoding isopentenyl-diphosphate Delta-isomerase gives MPITPATATHSSSNGTAEAILLELVDEKGMTIGTAEKLAAHQPPGQLHRAFSVFLFDEQGRLLLQQRALGKYHSPGVWSNTCCGHPYPGEAPFAAAARRTFEELGVSPSLLAEAGTVRYNHPDPASGLVEQEYNHLFVGLVQAPLAPDAQEVAQTAFVTAAELAERHTRDPFSAWFMTVLDAARPAIRELTGQSAGW, from the coding sequence ATGCCGATCACACCTGCCACCGCGACACACAGCTCGTCGAATGGCACTGCGGAGGCGATTTTGCTGGAACTGGTCGACGAGAAGGGCATGACGATCGGTACGGCCGAGAAGCTCGCCGCCCACCAGCCGCCAGGACAGCTGCACCGCGCGTTCTCGGTGTTCCTCTTCGACGAGCAGGGCAGGCTGCTGCTCCAGCAGCGGGCGCTCGGCAAGTACCACTCCCCCGGTGTGTGGTCCAACACCTGCTGCGGCCACCCGTACCCGGGCGAGGCGCCGTTCGCCGCCGCGGCCCGGCGCACGTTCGAGGAGCTGGGCGTGTCCCCGTCGCTGCTGGCGGAGGCCGGCACGGTTCGCTACAACCACCCGGACCCGGCCTCGGGCCTGGTCGAGCAGGAGTACAACCACCTGTTCGTCGGCCTGGTGCAGGCGCCGCTCGCACCGGACGCGCAGGAGGTCGCCCAGACCGCCTTCGTGACAGCCGCCGAGCTTGCCGAGCGCCACACCCGCGACCCGTTCTCGGCCTGGTTCATGACCGTCCTGGACGCGGCCCGTCCGGCGATCAGAGAGCTGACGGGCCAGTCCGCGGGCTGGTGA
- a CDS encoding ATP-binding protein, producing the protein MDNHGRGEDPRPAGGAERPPDPLPYEGVWRFTAAAVDASVPQARHAVRDLLLRQGVPVSDELVYGLLLIVSELVTNAVRHAALLSPMLAVEVAVGAEWVRVSVEDNHPYRPTALEADHARTGGRGLLLVREVAREAGGTVDVEHTASGGKVIWAALPLKPAPLP; encoded by the coding sequence ATGGACAACCACGGGCGCGGGGAAGACCCGCGCCCAGCGGGGGGCGCCGAGCGGCCGCCCGATCCACTGCCGTACGAGGGCGTCTGGCGGTTCACCGCCGCCGCGGTCGACGCCTCGGTCCCGCAGGCCCGGCACGCCGTACGGGACCTGCTGCTGCGCCAGGGCGTGCCGGTCTCCGACGAGCTGGTGTACGGCCTGCTGCTGATCGTCTCCGAGCTGGTCACCAACGCGGTCCGGCATGCGGCGCTGCTGTCGCCGATGCTGGCCGTGGAGGTCGCCGTCGGGGCGGAGTGGGTGCGGGTGTCCGTCGAGGACAACCACCCCTATCGCCCGACCGCCCTGGAGGCCGACCACGCCCGGACCGGCGGCCGGGGCCTGCTCCTGGTGCGTGAGGTGGCGCGGGAGGCGGGCGGGACGGTGGATGTGGAGCACACCGCGAGCGGCGGCAAGGTGATCTGGGCCGCCCTGCCGCTCAAGCCCGCGCCGCTGCCGTAG
- a CDS encoding HdeD family acid-resistance protein has product MAKTGKREESATKLHRGFSLLAVLGVILVLGGLVGLVYTGVATLTSMLLFGWLLLIGGIVGLLHAVQARGTSFFWLGAVVAALNIAAGIVVIRLPHAAAAALSMFAALLFLSAGLFRLAGGLVVRGPQLGWTLLLGAFDLLLGILVLGSWPSSSQYVIGAFFSLALLFDGLGLVATGYGGRRIVGLVSDQERAKPVPPD; this is encoded by the coding sequence ATGGCCAAGACCGGCAAGCGCGAAGAAAGCGCGACCAAACTCCACCGCGGCTTCAGCCTGCTCGCCGTGCTCGGCGTGATTCTCGTCCTCGGCGGACTCGTCGGCCTCGTGTACACCGGCGTCGCCACGCTCACTTCGATGCTGCTGTTCGGCTGGCTGCTGCTGATCGGCGGGATCGTCGGCCTGCTGCACGCGGTCCAGGCCCGCGGCACCAGCTTCTTCTGGCTCGGCGCCGTCGTCGCCGCCCTGAACATCGCCGCCGGCATCGTCGTCATCCGGCTGCCGCACGCCGCGGCCGCCGCGCTCAGCATGTTCGCCGCGCTGCTGTTCCTCTCCGCGGGCCTCTTCCGGCTGGCCGGCGGCCTGGTCGTGCGCGGACCGCAGCTGGGCTGGACCCTGCTGCTCGGCGCCTTCGATCTACTGCTGGGAATCCTGGTCCTCGGCTCCTGGCCGAGCAGCAGCCAGTATGTGATCGGCGCCTTCTTCTCGCTCGCCCTGCTCTTCGACGGCCTCGGCCTCGTCGCCACCGGCTACGGTGGGCGCCGTATCGTCGGGCTCGTCTCGGACCAGGAGCGGGCCAAACCCGTACCACCCGATTAG
- a CDS encoding enoyl-CoA hydratase/isomerase family protein, with protein MEPQLSHHVEGAVATVVIRNPAKRNAMTAAMWRALPPLLEAFARDPGVRALVLTGEGGTFCAGADISTLRGSPEEAQRLAVVAEEALAAFAKPTVAAVRGHCVGGGAQLAAACDLRLAEEGALFGVTPARLGIVYASSSTRRLVSLVGPATAKYLLFTAELIDTGRALATGLVDEVLPEGELDKRVAELTRVLVSRSQLTQAAAKEFAGGRTDRDGHWAEQARGNPDTAEGVAAFLERRKPHFTWSVSTSG; from the coding sequence ATGGAGCCCCAGCTGTCGCATCACGTCGAAGGCGCCGTCGCCACCGTCGTCATCCGCAACCCGGCCAAGCGCAATGCCATGACCGCCGCGATGTGGCGGGCGCTGCCGCCACTGCTGGAGGCGTTCGCGCGTGACCCCGGGGTACGGGCGCTGGTGCTGACCGGTGAGGGTGGAACGTTCTGCGCGGGTGCCGACATCAGCACGCTGCGGGGCTCGCCGGAGGAGGCACAGAGACTCGCGGTGGTGGCGGAGGAGGCCCTGGCGGCGTTCGCCAAGCCGACCGTGGCCGCCGTGCGCGGACACTGTGTGGGCGGCGGGGCCCAGCTCGCCGCGGCCTGCGATCTGCGGCTGGCGGAGGAGGGCGCGCTGTTCGGGGTGACACCGGCGAGGCTGGGCATCGTCTACGCGTCCTCCTCGACCCGGCGGCTGGTGTCGCTGGTCGGCCCGGCCACCGCCAAGTACCTGCTGTTCACGGCCGAGTTGATCGACACCGGGCGGGCGCTCGCCACCGGGCTGGTGGACGAGGTGCTGCCCGAGGGCGAACTGGACAAGCGGGTCGCGGAGTTGACCCGGGTCCTGGTCTCCCGTTCGCAGCTCACCCAGGCCGCGGCGAAGGAGTTCGCGGGCGGCCGGACCGACCGGGACGGCCACTGGGCCGAGCAGGCTCGCGGCAACCCCGACACCGCGGAGGGCGTCGCGGCGTTCCTGGAGCGGCGCAAGCCGCACTTCACCTGGAGCGTGTCTACGTCAGGATGA
- a CDS encoding DJ-1/PfpI family protein has translation MQIAIVVYDRFTALDAIGPYEILSRLPGAETVFVAERTGPVRTDTRALAVVADRSLGEVTRPDVLVVPGGPGQSGLMDHRPLLDWLRTVDAASTWTTSVCTGSLLLAAAGLLDGRRATSHWLALDQLSRFGAEPAQQRVVADGKYVTAAGVSAGIDMALTLSGRIAGDEHAQAVQLATEYDPQPPYAAGSPRTAPAPVVEAMRARSRFILT, from the coding sequence GTGCAGATCGCCATCGTCGTCTACGACCGTTTCACCGCCCTCGACGCCATCGGCCCGTACGAGATCCTCTCCCGCCTGCCCGGCGCCGAGACCGTGTTCGTCGCCGAGCGCACCGGTCCGGTCCGTACCGACACCCGTGCGCTCGCGGTCGTCGCCGACCGGTCGCTGGGCGAGGTCACGCGGCCGGACGTCCTGGTGGTTCCGGGCGGCCCGGGACAGAGCGGGCTGATGGACCACCGGCCGCTGCTGGACTGGCTGCGCACCGTCGACGCGGCCAGCACCTGGACGACCTCGGTGTGCACGGGTTCGCTGCTGCTCGCCGCCGCGGGGCTCCTGGACGGCCGCCGGGCGACCTCGCACTGGCTGGCCCTCGACCAGCTGAGCCGGTTCGGCGCCGAACCGGCTCAGCAGCGGGTGGTGGCGGACGGAAAGTACGTCACCGCCGCCGGTGTCTCCGCGGGCATCGACATGGCCCTCACTCTGTCCGGCCGCATCGCAGGCGACGAGCACGCCCAAGCCGTTCAGCTCGCCACGGAGTACGACCCGCAGCCGCCCTATGCCGCCGGTTCCCCGCGCACGGCCCCCGCTCCCGTCGTCGAGGCGATGCGTGCCCGGAGCCGTTTCATCCTGACGTAG
- a CDS encoding GlxA family transcriptional regulator, with protein sequence MPQRTVLFVLFDGVQSLDVTGPLEVFAGAEKKAPGTYRVRTASLDGRPVRTSSGLTLVPDEALTEAADPHTLLVPGGAGTRVPDPRLIAWLRARGPRVPRLVSVCTGALLVAAAGLLDGRRATTHWAYCDKLARDHPAVAVDPEPIYVRDGHVATSAGVTSGIDLALALVEEDLDRDVALAVARHLVVFLRRPGNQAQFSAQLAAQTAHRAPLREVQRWISEHPAGDLTVDSLAARARLSPRHFARAFREETGMTPGRYVDRVRLEHARRLLEDTGDTIEEIARASGYGTPEAMRRAFIKAFGTAPAEYRRRFRPALAR encoded by the coding sequence ATGCCGCAGCGCACCGTCCTCTTCGTCCTCTTCGACGGCGTCCAGAGCCTCGACGTCACCGGTCCGCTCGAGGTGTTCGCCGGCGCCGAGAAGAAGGCGCCGGGCACCTACCGGGTCCGTACGGCCTCCCTCGACGGCCGCCCGGTGCGCACCTCCAGCGGGCTGACCCTCGTACCGGACGAGGCGCTCACCGAGGCCGCCGACCCGCACACCCTGCTGGTCCCCGGCGGCGCGGGCACGCGCGTGCCCGACCCGCGGCTGATCGCCTGGCTGCGCGCCCGCGGACCGCGCGTCCCGCGGCTGGTCTCGGTGTGCACGGGCGCCCTCCTGGTCGCGGCTGCCGGTCTCCTCGACGGCCGCCGGGCCACGACCCACTGGGCGTACTGCGACAAGCTCGCCCGCGACCACCCGGCCGTCGCCGTTGACCCGGAGCCCATCTACGTCCGGGACGGGCACGTCGCCACCTCGGCCGGGGTGACCTCGGGCATCGACCTGGCCCTCGCCCTGGTCGAGGAGGACCTGGACCGGGACGTCGCGCTGGCCGTCGCCCGGCACCTGGTGGTCTTCCTGCGCCGGCCCGGCAACCAGGCGCAGTTCAGCGCCCAGCTCGCCGCGCAGACCGCCCATCGGGCGCCGCTGCGGGAGGTCCAGCGCTGGATCAGCGAGCACCCGGCCGGTGACCTCACGGTCGATTCGCTCGCCGCCCGCGCCCGGCTCTCACCGCGCCACTTCGCCCGCGCCTTCCGGGAGGAGACCGGCATGACACCGGGCCGCTACGTCGACCGGGTCCGCCTGGAACACGCCCGACGCCTGCTGGAGGACACCGGCGACACCATCGAGGAGATCGCCCGCGCCAGCGGTTACGGCACCCCCGAGGCCATGCGCCGCGCGTTCATCAAGGCCTTCGGTACGGCCCCGGCCGAGTACCGCCGCCGGTTCCGCCCGGCCCTGGCCCGCTGA